A window from Corynebacterium singulare encodes these proteins:
- a CDS encoding DUF3515 domain-containing protein, with protein MDTQFNRTAIYVSLGIAIAMVLAVIFGAKYVFTSTAQQPVALPPTPSEAADSPECAELVRALPDVLLGHPRAELADPAPAGVAAWASTSEDRVTVRCGVDLPQQYTEYSQTFDVEGEEWLKVIDATPGSNLTTWYSTQRSPAVAMTTAADEEPQGLSDALSRLPHESLTPHPAPLSQLAAGPDEMCPKLDKALPGSLAEGYTRRSDVGDKNTWVYSAPGREEIVVRCGVAAPENYAAGVQLQQVNEVPWFEDTTLAEGTTAGTWFALGRSEDLALSAPQDAANSALVRLSDALAKATPPQS; from the coding sequence ATGGATACCCAATTTAACCGCACCGCCATCTACGTCTCACTCGGGATTGCCATCGCAATGGTGCTGGCCGTGATCTTTGGGGCCAAATACGTCTTCACGTCCACTGCTCAGCAGCCGGTTGCGCTGCCACCGACCCCGTCGGAGGCCGCGGACTCCCCCGAATGTGCGGAGCTGGTGCGAGCGCTTCCCGACGTCCTCCTGGGCCACCCCCGCGCGGAACTCGCCGATCCTGCGCCCGCCGGCGTCGCCGCATGGGCTAGCACCTCGGAGGACCGCGTAACGGTGCGCTGCGGCGTAGATTTGCCACAGCAGTACACTGAATACTCGCAGACCTTCGACGTCGAGGGCGAAGAATGGCTCAAGGTTATCGATGCGACACCAGGATCGAACCTCACAACGTGGTACTCCACGCAGCGGTCCCCGGCCGTGGCCATGACCACCGCGGCAGATGAGGAACCACAGGGACTTAGCGATGCCCTCTCCCGTCTCCCCCATGAATCCCTCACGCCACACCCAGCTCCGCTCTCCCAGCTAGCCGCCGGGCCGGATGAGATGTGCCCTAAGCTCGACAAAGCTTTGCCAGGATCGCTCGCGGAAGGCTACACACGCCGCTCGGATGTGGGCGACAAGAACACATGGGTGTATAGCGCGCCGGGGCGCGAGGAAATTGTTGTACGCTGCGGCGTGGCCGCTCCGGAGAACTACGCAGCCGGCGTCCAGCTACAGCAAGTCAATGAGGTTCCGTGGTTTGAGGACACCACCTTGGCTGAGGGCACCACAGCCGGCACGTGGTTCGCCTTGGGACGCTCCGAGGATCTCGCACTATCTGCCCCGCAGGACGCGGCGAACTCGGCGCTCGTTCGGCTGAGTGACGCTCTCGCTAAGGCCACACCGCCCCAGTCCTAA
- a CDS encoding thiamine-phosphate kinase: MGLSHTLEQVGERHVIHEIVAAAPSALNGDDAAVLYPAAPNSRTVASTDMMVEGRHFRRDWSTAAEVGQKAIVRNFADIEAMGARPTAALLAIAAPGDTPVGYVRGIAQGIAERCALYNAELVGGDLTRSDSLVINVTAMGSLGGSGAPLTLDKARAGQTLVAHGKIGYSAAGLALLERFGRALPQELEDLWPLVDAHCAPTLTPGRGVIARATGSTAMTDNSDGLVRDMGLMAQRSSVNIDLDPAAIAPDALLVSAGAVLDVDPWEWVLSGGEDHTLLATTYKAAPSGFREIGQVQRGTGVTVGGEAPRFTGGWESFA; encoded by the coding sequence ATGGGTTTGTCGCACACGCTGGAGCAGGTCGGTGAACGGCACGTCATCCATGAGATTGTTGCTGCAGCACCGAGCGCACTCAACGGCGACGATGCAGCGGTACTGTATCCGGCCGCGCCCAATTCCCGGACGGTAGCCTCAACGGACATGATGGTGGAAGGGCGCCACTTCCGCCGTGACTGGTCGACGGCCGCGGAGGTGGGACAGAAGGCGATAGTGCGCAACTTTGCCGATATCGAGGCAATGGGGGCGCGGCCTACCGCAGCTCTGTTGGCCATCGCCGCACCAGGAGACACACCGGTGGGTTACGTGCGAGGAATTGCGCAGGGAATCGCAGAGCGGTGTGCGCTGTACAACGCTGAGCTGGTCGGTGGTGACCTCACACGCAGCGACAGTTTGGTCATCAATGTGACTGCCATGGGATCACTGGGTGGCAGCGGTGCGCCGTTGACGTTAGACAAGGCGCGAGCGGGACAAACCCTGGTAGCGCACGGAAAGATTGGCTATTCCGCGGCGGGCCTGGCGCTGTTGGAGCGCTTCGGCCGTGCATTGCCTCAGGAATTGGAGGACCTGTGGCCGCTTGTCGACGCCCACTGTGCCCCCACCCTCACCCCCGGTCGCGGTGTTATCGCGCGTGCTACTGGGTCGACAGCGATGACGGATAACTCCGATGGTTTGGTGCGTGACATGGGCCTTATGGCCCAGCGCTCCTCCGTGAACATCGATCTCGACCCGGCGGCGATTGCGCCGGATGCGCTGCTTGTCTCGGCCGGGGCCGTGTTGGATGTTGACCCGTGGGAATGGGTTCTGAGCGGTGGAGAGGATCACACGCTGCTGGCGACGACGTACAAGGCCGCGCCGTCTGGATTCCGTGAGATTGGCCAGGTGCAGCGCGGAACAGGAGTAACCGTGGGCGGCGAGGCTCCCCGCTTCACCGGGGGATGGGAGAGCTTCGCATGA
- a CDS encoding uracil-DNA glycosylase: MIDTSRIHYSWLPHIRHALEENLPRIEEHIGQEFLPPPADVFAALSMPLEDVRVLIVGQDPYPTPGHAMGLSFSTRPGVAAPRSLRNIYAELQDDLGISGRDDGDLRAWSAQGVLLLNRVLTVAPGQAGSHRRLGWEAITEAAIRALAGRDIVAILWGRDAQNCQAFLPGTDCITSPHPSPLSARRGFFGSKPFSRANAALEARGVPAVDWRL; encoded by the coding sequence ATGATTGACACCTCACGGATCCACTACTCCTGGCTGCCGCACATCCGCCACGCCCTGGAGGAGAACTTACCGCGTATTGAGGAGCACATCGGCCAGGAGTTTTTACCGCCACCTGCGGACGTCTTTGCCGCGTTGTCCATGCCGCTTGAGGATGTTCGCGTGCTCATCGTGGGCCAGGATCCCTATCCCACTCCGGGGCATGCCATGGGGCTGTCCTTCTCCACGCGCCCAGGTGTTGCGGCTCCCCGCTCGCTGCGGAACATTTATGCCGAGTTACAGGATGACCTTGGAATTTCCGGGCGTGACGACGGTGACTTACGTGCCTGGAGCGCACAGGGGGTGTTGCTACTCAACCGCGTTCTCACCGTTGCCCCGGGGCAGGCAGGCTCGCACCGCCGACTGGGGTGGGAGGCGATTACGGAGGCAGCGATTCGGGCGCTTGCCGGGCGCGACATCGTGGCCATCTTATGGGGCCGCGATGCCCAGAACTGCCAGGCTTTCCTGCCCGGCACCGACTGCATTACCTCGCCGCACCCCTCGCCACTGTCGGCGCGGCGCGGTTTCTTCGGCTCGAAGCCGTTCTCCCGGGCCAATGCAGCCCTCGAGGCACGCGGCGTGCCCGCGGTGGACTGGCGCTTGTAA